AAATCTGGGAACAGGTGGACCAGGCAGCATTAACGGCAAGAGGAAGATGGGTCAGAGTTTCAGCTGGATGACTGTGCAATGCTGCTTACCTGCAACCATTTTCTGCATTAATTGTCTACTTCCAACTTTTGCAGTATTTCGCATCTTATCTCCAATGTGAAATTATCTGCTCTCTTTTCAaaaaaggatttaaaaaaaaactgtctcTTTACCACTCTTTCTTCCTTTTAAGAAGCTTGTGATTATCTGCCCTAACATCTCCTaatgtggctcggtgtcaaacTTAGTTTGAAAATGCTCTAGTGAAAGTGCCTTGGAACCCTTTGTTACATTagaagtgttatataaatgcaagtttttattttACAGCCATAGCACAATGAAATGTAGTGGGATATGTTGGACATCTTAAATGCAAAACTTGTATATTATTTTATTCAATCTGCGGGATTGTTTTTGTCTCCTGTGTCAGTTTTTATACCTTAACTCGGGTTACAGTCGCCCCCAGCAGTTGTCCACATACGCACTGACACTCTACAAGTACactaccactgtcaatgagaagactgTTCTAGTGGGTAAGTGTTGCATTCTTCAATTATTTTCAACCTACGTTGTGAACCAAAAGGATAGTGAGTCCCACCCGTACAGCAAAAACCTAACCCACAAAGAGCAGCTTGAGTAACTACAGACTAATTAATTTAACATCAATGGCGGTTAAGGCTTTAGAAGCAATCACCAGGGGGCAAAATGCCAACAGGCACTTGGAGAGGTTTGAATTAATTAAGGATAGATAAATGGATCTGTAAAAGGTAGATCGATTGGGCttgactattctaatggaattttTTGATGAAAGGTTGATGAAGTGGATATTGTCTCTACGGATTttgagaaagtgtttgacaaaatcCAACATAAAAGGCCAGTTAAAATTGTGGTTTATGGAATATAAATTGTGACTTATGCAACATGAGGGTCAATGGCAGCTTGAATAAAGAAAATGGTTTAAGGACAGAATAAAGTGAGTTGTGGTAAATGTTTTTTGGCAGACAGTGGTGTTCTCTAAGTGTTTGTGCAAGGACCACTGCATCTTATGACTTGAATAttggaatacagagtaaaattccaacATTTGCCAATGATACCGAACTTGGAGGAGTGACAAACAAGGGAGATTTAAAcaaatttagaaccatagaatccgacagtgcgggaggaggctattcagcccattgagcctgcactgatgcTCTTACCTACGCCTACATCcctactctatccccataaccccacatgtttaccatggctaattcacctaacctacacatctttggataccaagaggtaattttagcatggccaatccatctaatctgcacatctttggactataggaggaaactggagcattcggagaaaacctatgcagacactgggagaacagagacagtcacccaaagctggaattgaacccagatccctggcactgtgaggcagcagtgcctaccgctgtgccaccgggctgcatTTCAAGGATAACAGGACATAAATATGTTGTCAGAATGGAAAGGCATATGGAACATGGAATTTAACACACAAAagtttgaggtgatgcattttggtagaaaataTAGGAGAGGCAAGATAGACTTAATGGTAGTTCTAAAGATTGTGAAGGGAGAGATGGAACTTGGAGTGCATGTGTATAGATTTTTGAAGGTGGTGGGACATATTGAGAGCGTAGTTAACAACCcatatgggatcttgggttccACAAATGTTGCATATGAGATGAGAGATCTttttggtggtgggagggggggattaTGTTGGTATTCTAGATAGGTAAAAAAAGTTGTGTGCGTTCAGGGTTAGACAAGGGAAGGTTACTAGAGACAGGTTGCCTACGAGGTCTAAGAAATTAAAGGTGTTACGTTGATCCATTTGTAATGATAGGTTATTGGTGAGTTTGAGTTACAAGTAAATAATTTGGATGTAAAATTTGTATTGTGAGATAAGTGGGAAACTTGGTTTTTCAGCTGTtgaatttcaaaaaggaattccAAGTTCCAAGGAAAATTTGCATCTTACAAATGTTCCATGAGTAAACAGGGGAGTATATATTAATTTTTATTGTCCCAAAGGTAGAGGCAAAATAGAAAAGATGAACGATTTTTATGTTTGGAGAAGTTGAGTTCAAAGAAGTGTTTGAGGACAATGGAACGTGAGCTGAAAGAAAAAGGCTATTTAAGGCAAGGTGTTACACTGAGTTggtgattgtggggggaaaccctgCAGACCGGCccctttgtgtgtgtgagttgttgaGAAGCTATGCAAGTTTTAAATTGGAGACAGCTATCCAGTGTTAAGCCAGAGGAGTCTTTGTTCAGGAAACATTTTGCTTGAATAGAAGTGTTTGAGAAGTTAGGAGGTGTACCTTTGTTAAAGTGACAACAATCCCTTGACTTGGACAACACTGGATTTTTTAATGGTTAAAATCTACAAGGATGTAGTTTAACTGTGTACTTTAGACCAAgcagtttttttgggggggaggggaggttgttCCGTAAGActgttttaactgtgtaactttaATTTTCGGTGCttaaggtttttttttctttttaataaatgttttaatttttaaaattctaaaggTGTTACTGGAGTTCTATGCTTTTGAAGTCAGTAGCTTTACCTCCTAGTTTTCACAGTAAACAAAAAGTTTAAGATCAGTGAATTAGACTGCACTCTGGGGCCTGGCTTGCTCAGCAACAACATTGCTGAGATTGTAacaagtacaaaagcagggaagttaggtTGAACATTGGTAATGCTCTGGTTAGACCACAGTTGGAgcgctggatctagttctggtgACCACACTTGAGGAAAGCTATCAGGATTCACAAGAAGGTGCCGAGGAGAATTACCAGAACGGTTGCAGATTTAAGGGATCTGAGCTGCAAGGTTAGGTTGAAAGctgtgaaagatgtgtgggttaggttgattggccatgctaaattgactgtaatcaggggattagcagggtaaatatgtggggttatgcaaataggacttgggtgggattgtagtcggtgcagactcgatgggctgaatggcctccttctgcaccgtagggattctatgattctagatgtgATTGTTCAGTTCCTTTGTGTCTGAGCTGTTGAGAAGCGATCCAGTGTTAAGCCAGCAGAGTCTTTGTTTGGGAGTCTATGTTtctattgaggccaaaacattatctgaGATCAGGATATTCAATTAGATGATTagccaagatcaaaatgaatggtggagcaggctcaaagtgccaaatggcctcctcctgcttctagtttctatgttctccTTGGGGCACATTAGATTGCGGGGAGATTTGATGCAGatcagattatgacaggtttggatgAGGTAGACAAGGGCTAGGGAAAAATATTTAAGGTTTTGGATTAGAGATTTTGCAGCGAGTGGTCATgcactggaactcgctgccatgaGACTGGTGGAAACAGAGATGATGagtgatttcaaaagaaaattggatggtcACTTGAAGAAAATAAACTTGCGGATCTCTGGGAATAGAGAGGCGGAATGCGACTGGCTGGTTGGCTCTgcaggactcgatgggctgaatggcctctttttgtgccgtaaatcactctatgactctaaagatGTTCTGGATTTGGTTGACTGGGGGAGTTCTCAAGTCACCAACGCTTTCATACACACGGTGGCCAGTAGTTCCATTCGAGCCTGGCCATTCAGCAGTGGAATCAGGAATCACTGATCACaaagtagtggaaatctggaaagcTCTTTTCTCAACAGGCTGTGGATGTGACGGGACATTTGAAACTTTCCAGGCAAAGTTTGCGAATTTTGTTTGCTGGGACGATCAGGGGATACGTATCCACGACTGGTACAAGGAGCTGTTGTAAAGATATAATAGAATGACAAAATGGAAGAAAATAAGTATCTCATTTATGTTGTGCTTTTCACTTCTTTGGAATgtcacaacgcacacacacagtgccaattTGATGTGTTGTGATTTTAGAAATGTGGTTATTTTGTGCAAGACAGCAGAGAGTTAAATAACCAAATAATTGGTTTTAGTGTTACTGacacaaatattggccagaacaccaggagAATTCTTTTGCTTTTCTTCAAAAGGAGCAGTGAGATCTTTTATATTCACCTACAAGGGCAGATGTGTTCtcgggtttaatgtctcatctgaaaagtGGCACCTCTGatggtgtagcactccctcagtactgcactgaagggtCAGGTTAGGTTGTGCCCTGAAATGTCTGGAGTAGAGTTTGAACATCACCCTTTCACTCACAGCTGAGAATCTATCATTGAGAAAAGGCTGAAACACAAAGGTACGAGGGCTGAATGTCATACTTCTGTTCCTGTGCCGGGAAATTAATCCGAACAGTACCATGGGTTGGGACGGTTAAATATGTTTCTGGAGAGAGACGGGATGGACTGACTCGGGAGAAAAAGGTTATGGTGAGAAGGAGGGTGGATGAGATTTAGTGATATTGAAAAGAACTTGTTAGGCTGAATCCGAATTTTAGCATTCAGAATTTTTTTGATTATTTGAGATAACAAAAGGTGAAACTATGGATGTTTCCTTTTGCAGATTTCTGGGACACAGCGGGACAGGAACGTTTTCAGAGTATGCACCCATCTTATTACCATAAGGCACACGCCTGTATCATGGTGGGTCTTTGCAAGTTCTACTTTAATGTAAACTGTAAAAGGTCATTTTAAATTAAGGCGTGTATTGTCAATCACTGTCAGATTGAAATGTATCATCACCTCACCCTCCAAACCCCACGGTGATTTTGTCTGATATAAACACTTGCTCCGTCTGGTGATATAAAATGCTTAACAAAGCCCAGGGAGTTCAGACAGGGATTGGCAGAGCCAAGGTTTTGAGAACCCCAAGCTTTGAGAGAAATTATACAATCTACCAGCACAGCACCCTGCTGATCCAGCCAGGTCCTGTCAGCATGTTGGCTGGCAGGTCTGGAGCTGAATGGAAAGAATTCCAGTGCTCACTGTCACACCTACCCCTCCAGGCCGACTGGTCACCAACGGTTTCCCAGAGTTTCTCACACCTGCCTGCCTCAAACATCAAACCTGCCACTGAAGTTGGCTTGGTTCCGAGCTTCCATCATCAATTGGGTCAAAATTCAGCTAACTTAGCCCCAAAGCGACGATCTAGCCTTCAAGTAGCACCTTCCCAAAACTTAGAGTTTCTCACCAGCTGGTCAATGGAGAACAGCTTTCAATGAGGCAGTAGATCCTGTGACATGTTTGCCACTTCAGTGTTCAAAAGACCTGCATTCAGGGTCAaacgctctgtatctaacctctggAACACTcccccctgggagtgtttgatgggattgtgtggagggagatttactgtgtCCTTTACCAGCCAGGCAAAGTATTTCTTGTCAAAAGAAAACTAATTTCCCTTTTAATTTTGTGATTAGGTGTTTGACGTCCAGCGGAAGATAACGTACAAAAACCTGAATAATTGGTACAGAGAGCTGAGGGAGTCTCGGCCAGAAATCCCCTGCGTGGTTGTTGCTAACAAAATAGATGGTGAGTTCTCAGGTTATGCCTCGGACACTGTGAGAAGCGTGGCTCCTTTTGATCCGTAATTCTCCATCTGAAATTTTAACTGAACGAGAAAGGAAATGATAAATTAGATCTTGACGAGGAAGATGATTCAGCTCATCTTAGCCACTGGGAGCGATTCCACAGTTTCCTCATTCCAGTTCCATTCCAGTCTGTTGCTTAAACAATTCCAGGGATTCTTCCCACCCAAATGGAAGTCCATTCCACTCTGTGAAGAATTCCGCAAGTAGTCAGCCACAtgcttttgggatcttgctgtacactGTTTTCCTAcataagattttaaaaaaaacttcatcaggtgaagtggcTTGGGGTGATTCAAAGAAGGATGAGAAAGAATGAAAAGGTTCAGGTTGTCTTGTGGATCAGGAACCCCCTCTGTCTCGGGGGCCGgggtctcccccccctcccgtcacgGGGGCCGGGGTCCCCTCCCCCTCGGTCTCGGGGGCCGGgttcttccccgccccccccccctcccgtcacgGGGGCTGGGGtccctcctcctctgtctcggGGGccggggtccccccccccccctggtctCAGGGGCCGGGGTGCCCCTCCCCTCTGTCTCGGGGGCCGGGGTCCTCGCCCCCCCCTTTTCTTGGGGGCCGgggtcctccccctccccccccccttccgtcTCTGGGTCCGGggtccgctccccccaccccccatctcagAGAccggggtgccccccccccccccctctcgggGGCCGGagacccgtccccccacccccggcccgaTCGCCACCTGGGCCCCCCTCTCCAGGCTGCTGACTCTGACCCGGGATTTGAGGGGCCAGTTGTGATGCCTTCTTTTTCTGCCTGTTTTTGATCAGCTGGCTCCACTTCACCATTCAGCATCGCTATCCACCTCAGAAATACAATCATTACACTGATCATTGTTCACTCCTTTCTCCTTGCTTATCCATCCATCGTGTTCACTGCTCAATTCTGTTTCAACCTTGTGAGAGAATTAACAGGAGCCCAGTGTGACACAGTTTGGCGACGCTGAGATGGTGTGATCGACTGTGTGGGGGTTTCAAGGCACCCCCTCTCAGTGTGGGGTGTGGTCCCCTGTGTTGGTTTCGAAATCCTCTCATTTTGCCTGGCAGGGTTTAAGGACCCATCTCTGTTTCAGCGAGGTCACTTTGCTGAGAGGCGGCAGGGAGGAGTATAGCAGACAGGCAGCAAGGTGAAGAGGGCAGAGCACGGGAGTGAAATGCAGAATGTTGTGGGTGGAGATGGAGAGCAGCGGAGTAAGCATCCTGCTGCTGGCCATGCCGTGCTTGGGGACAGCAGAGCTAATCGGTACAGTGACTGGCGCAGCTCTGCTGAATGAAACACTCGTTTCTCTCTGTTTTTCAGCCGACCTGAAAATCACACAGAAAAGCTTCAACTTCGCCAAGAAACAGGGCCTACCCTTTTATTTTGTGTCGGCAGCAGATGGGACCAATGTTGTCAAGGTATGGTGGATATGGGGGAACCCATTCTTTGTATAACTGAACTACTCATGCACTGTTGCCACTGGGGGCCTTGCTGCACTCTGCAGTCtaatggacagagcagagggagagGTGTACAAATTATATAACCTGCTGTCCAATCATAAATCAGATTCTCATCTTGTTCATATTGCCTCTTAGTTCGGCAGGAGTAGGGTCGTGCAGTAATTCTTCACTTCCTTCACAAAAACATCACTAAATGTGACAGTGTGGGTGAGGAAGATCCCTTTCAATAAAACGAACCAGGCACTGGGGTTCATTTCTAAcggaatagaattgaaaagcaaggATATTTGTGAGAAACATACCGAAACTTGGTTAGACCCCACATGGAGTAACTTGCCTCTACATTCTCTAAAGGCTATAGAGGTACTAATGAAagtgcaaagaaaattacaatgaTGACACCAGAACTTAAAAGTTAAGATCTGGGAAGATCAAAAAGGCTGGCGCTTGTTTTTCTAGAAAAGGGAAGACAGTGGCTGATCTAATGGAGATCTTTAAGATTATGGTAGGGTTCAATGGGGTAGACAGAGAgaagaggggaggcgatggcctataaTCACTAGAatgtcaatccagaaactcagctaatgttctgggaacccggatttgaatcccgccacggcagatggtggaatttgaattcaatttttaaaaatctggaattaagaatctactgatgaccattaaaccattgttcattgtcggaaaaacccatctggttcactaacgtcctttaggggaggaaatctgccgtccttacctgatccggCCTACgcatgactccagaaccacagcaatgtggttgactctcaactgccctccaagggcaactggggatgggcaataaacgctggcccagccagcgatgcccgtgtcccacaaatgaatgaaacaaaatgtCCATTTGTCAGCCAGATCAGAATTTAGGGCCATCAATATCAGAAAGATAGAAATGATgcagtttatgggatcttgctctgtacATAATCACTGTCACATTTTGGCAATATTACAGCAGTGGCTGCAGTGGCATTAACTGTAAAACACTTTGTGATGCCCCagggatgtgaaaggtgctatagaaatgcaagctcTTTTGCTAAATGTCGACACTTGaatcattcagccctttctctctttcctgtccTTTTCTCTGCAGCTGTTTCGGGACACGATAAAACTAGCGGTGTCGTACAAACAGAACACGAGTGATTTCATGGACGAAGTCATGCGGGAGCTGGAGGTGAGTCTTCACTTGCCGGAATAGACATAAATTCACCGGGCGAATCTTATTTGGCCTCGGGATCAGCTGGAGGAGAACTGAGGCACCGTGCTCGACACCCTACCTTCTCTGCTCCTGTCCCACAGCCACTGGCTCATGCCCACATGTGACTGCTGTCCAGCTTGGTCCTGTCTTTCCTGAATGAGTAGTTTCCAGCAGGGGCCACTGGGTAATGATTAATGATGAAGAAACTGGCATTGCTGGAGATCTAAGTGCGAGGCAGTGACCTTTCCCAACAATCTAATCATCTcgccttgacactcaatggcactACGATCACTGAACCCTCACTAACAACAccctgggggctaccattgaccagaaacagccacataaatactgtggctccaagagcaatcggaacaactcacctcctgactccccaaagcctgtccaccgcttacaaggcacaagtcagtagtgtgatggaatattctccacttgcctggatgaatgcggccccaacaacactcaagctcgacaccatccaggacagcacAGTCCACTTGATCAGCATCCAACAACGTAAACATTAATTTCCTCTACCActgaggcacagtggcagcattattatatatactatatataaaagatgcactgcagcaactccccaaGACTCTTTTACAGCACcttcctctgccacctagaaggacaagggcagcagatgcatggaaacaccagcagctgcaagttccccccaaaccactcaccacccagacttggaactatattgctgccgTTCCTTCAAAGTCCAGgcactcactaacagcactgaaaGTGTATCTGCAGCAGATGTGCTGCAGCAGTTAAAGAAGTGgcccagcaccaccttctcaagggcaattaggcattgGCAAAAtgcccatgaaaaaataaaaataaatctgtagCAGAACAGTCCGTATCTGTCAGTATGAGGGGAGGCCAGGCGAACGTGGCCCCTCCtcacacctggataacaaggtgATCCTATGATGGAACTGAACATAGAGTGAGTTGGTGGGAGAGGAAAGGAAGGCTCTGGGAATCCAGTGGGAATGTTTGGTAAGGGATAAGACTGGAGAATGATGAGGATGATCATTTCAATGAGACAATGATGGAGGGTGCTGACTGATTCTGACCAAAGGGTTACAGAGTTTCCACAAGGCCAGGCCACATTAAGATCAGAaagtcataagaaataggagtggaCGGAGGTTATTCGGTACCTTTTTCTGAAACCTGTATTGTGcttcattggaacagtgtaggAGGCAGACTTGGCAGAGACATTAGATGGGAACTGACTGATTTTCTTGAACCCAGTGGCTCCAAGCATTATTTCATTTCTACTCTTAACCCAGTTGTGGTTAGCCAGAGCAGGATTGAAGCTTAGACCTTCAACTAACATGCCAGCAGTTCAAACCT
This region of Mustelus asterias chromosome 19, sMusAst1.hap1.1, whole genome shotgun sequence genomic DNA includes:
- the rabl2 gene encoding RAB, member of RAS oncogene family-like 2 isoform X2, which gives rise to MTHRLHSFPCTNQFLYLNSGYSRPQQLSTYALTLYKYTTTVNEKTVLVDFWDTAGQERFQSMHPSYYHKAHACIMVFDVQRKITYKNLNNWYRELRESRPEIPCVVVANKIDADLKITQKSFNFAKKQGLPFYFVSAADGTNVVKLFRDTIKLAVSYKQNTSDFMDEVMRELENFDLETKEDTAAKNDDQSNDEKSQSP
- the rabl2 gene encoding RAB, member of RAS oncogene family-like 2 isoform X1, whose amino-acid sequence is MATESSSLSDLNQDKYDGDEHIKIICLGDSAVGKSKLMERFLMDGYRPQQLSTYALTLYKYTTTVNEKTVLVDFWDTAGQERFQSMHPSYYHKAHACIMVFDVQRKITYKNLNNWYRELRESRPEIPCVVVANKIDADLKITQKSFNFAKKQGLPFYFVSAADGTNVVKLFRDTIKLAVSYKQNTSDFMDEVMRELENFDLETKEDTAAKNDDQSNDEKSQSP